From the Vibrio alginolyticus NBRC 15630 = ATCC 17749 genome, one window contains:
- the nsrR gene encoding nitric oxide-sensing transcriptional repressor NsrR, translating into MQLTSFTDYALRTLIFLASLPEDELTSITEVTDLFGVSRNHMVKVINRLGQLGYVHTVRGKNGGIRLMKPASEITVGGVVRDLEPLDLVNCGVDFCHITPACRLKDKLAKAKSAFLAELDDCTIESLLSDNSELLILLARP; encoded by the coding sequence ATGCAGTTAACTAGTTTCACTGATTATGCGTTGAGAACCTTAATTTTCTTGGCTTCGTTGCCGGAAGATGAGTTAACCAGCATTACCGAAGTGACGGATTTATTTGGTGTGTCGCGCAACCATATGGTTAAAGTTATCAATCGGTTAGGGCAGTTGGGTTATGTCCATACCGTGCGCGGAAAAAACGGTGGTATCCGGCTGATGAAGCCAGCGTCTGAAATCACAGTCGGTGGTGTTGTGCGCGATTTAGAGCCGTTAGATTTAGTCAACTGTGGTGTGGATTTTTGCCATATTACCCCTGCTTGCCGCCTCAAAGATAAATTGGCGAAAGCAAAAAGTGCCTTTCTGGCGGAGTTGGATGACTGCACGATTGAATCCTTGCTCAGTGACAATTCTGAACTTTTGATCTTGCTGGCTCGTCCTTAA
- the hmpA gene encoding NO-inducible flavohemoprotein → MLSNQTIEIVKATAPLIAETGPKLTAHFYERMFTHNPELKDIFNMSNQRNGDQREALFNAICAYAANIENLPALLGAVEKIAHKHTSFLITEDQYQIVGKHLLATIDELFNPGQEVLDAWAEAYGVLANVFIQREEQIYQQNEALEGGWRGLREFELVDKKIESEHICSFVFKPTDGQKVAPYKPGQYLGIYINSDQLENQEIRQYSLSSAVQENTYRISVKREEGGKVSNYLHDSLNIGEKVQLAAPAGDFFMDAEPQTPVVLISAGVGLTPTLSMLESLSAHQAPVTWVHATENGQQHAFKQHVNQLVAEKENMNALVWYNQPTAEDKLGEDFHFTGFVNLYEIEAALKQDNVQVYFCGPVGFMQHVAKQLLELGVPEEQFHYECFGPHKVV, encoded by the coding sequence ATGCTCAGCAATCAAACTATCGAGATCGTCAAAGCGACCGCACCACTCATCGCCGAAACAGGACCAAAACTGACCGCGCACTTTTACGAGCGTATGTTTACTCATAACCCTGAGTTGAAAGATATTTTTAACATGAGTAACCAGCGTAACGGCGATCAGCGTGAAGCATTATTCAACGCTATCTGTGCCTATGCTGCCAATATTGAAAATTTGCCAGCTCTGCTTGGCGCAGTAGAGAAAATTGCGCATAAGCACACGAGCTTTTTGATCACAGAAGATCAGTACCAAATCGTTGGTAAGCATTTACTTGCTACAATCGATGAGCTTTTTAATCCAGGTCAAGAAGTGTTGGATGCTTGGGCTGAGGCTTACGGCGTACTTGCGAATGTATTTATTCAGCGAGAAGAACAAATTTACCAACAAAATGAAGCTTTGGAAGGCGGCTGGCGCGGTCTACGCGAATTTGAATTAGTCGATAAAAAGATTGAGAGCGAACACATTTGCAGCTTTGTGTTCAAGCCAACCGATGGCCAAAAAGTGGCGCCGTATAAACCGGGACAATACCTTGGCATCTACATCAACAGTGACCAGTTAGAAAACCAAGAAATTCGCCAATATAGCCTGTCTTCTGCGGTCCAAGAGAACACCTACCGTATCTCAGTAAAACGTGAAGAAGGCGGAAAAGTGTCGAACTACCTGCACGATAGCCTGAACATTGGCGAAAAAGTGCAGCTTGCGGCCCCTGCCGGTGATTTCTTTATGGATGCCGAACCACAAACACCCGTTGTTCTAATTTCTGCTGGTGTGGGACTTACTCCAACGCTGTCAATGCTAGAAAGTCTCTCAGCACATCAAGCACCTGTAACTTGGGTTCATGCAACAGAAAATGGCCAACAGCATGCTTTCAAGCAACACGTAAACCAACTCGTTGCAGAAAAAGAAAATATGAACGCGCTCGTTTGGTATAACCAACCAACGGCAGAAGACAAGCTAGGCGAAGACTTCCACTTCACGGGCTTTGTCAATCTGTATGAAATTGAAGCTGCATTAAAGCAAGATAACGTGCAGGTATACTTCTGTGGTCCTGTAGGATTTATGCAGCACGTAGCGAAACAGCTATTAGAACTTGGCGTACCAGAAGAGCAATTCCATTACGAATGCTTCGGTCCACACAAAGTGGTTTAA
- the motX gene encoding flagellar protein MotX, which yields MKLRTVAASLLLTLVATTVKANVADVGAPVPIYTEAELIKLIEQNKHLQRVRADNCQLVEDIVARATRINLPAYEFLYGDMLAWGVCVEQDVELGLYYIENAAHQGLPAALEQIGRYYSRGTLVQQDKERAIPYLREAASMGNLNARIHLAELLLRDYGSPLDYEDAYRWLYNSVTADKRQHKRITVLRNGLEQRMPQNVIARAKRRDTFW from the coding sequence ATGAAGTTACGAACAGTGGCTGCTTCACTGTTGTTGACCTTGGTTGCTACCACAGTGAAAGCCAATGTTGCTGATGTGGGGGCACCAGTTCCGATCTATACCGAAGCAGAGCTGATAAAGCTTATTGAGCAAAATAAGCACTTACAACGTGTGCGCGCTGATAACTGCCAGCTGGTGGAGGATATCGTAGCTCGTGCGACTCGAATTAACTTACCCGCTTATGAATTTCTGTACGGAGATATGTTGGCTTGGGGTGTGTGTGTCGAGCAAGATGTCGAACTGGGTCTTTACTACATCGAAAATGCAGCGCATCAGGGGTTACCAGCTGCACTAGAGCAGATTGGCCGATACTATTCGCGTGGCACTTTAGTACAGCAAGATAAAGAACGTGCAATTCCATATTTGCGAGAAGCTGCGTCAATGGGAAACCTAAACGCGCGTATTCATCTGGCCGAGTTGCTTTTACGTGATTATGGCAGTCCACTCGATTACGAAGATGCGTATCGTTGGTTATATAACTCTGTCACAGCAGATAAGCGGCAGCATAAGCGCATAACTGTATTGAGAAACGGCCTTGAACAGCGCATGCCACAAAACGTTATTGCTCGAGCTAAACGGCGAGACACCTTTTGGTAA
- a CDS encoding adenylosuccinate synthase yields MGNNVVVLGTQWGDEGKGKIVDLLTEDAKYVVRYQGGHNAGHTLVIDGEKTVLHLIPSGILRDNVKCVIGNGVVLSPEALLKEMKPLEERGIPVRERLFISEACPLILPYHVAMDQAREIARGKKAIGTTGRGIGPAYEDKVARRGLRVGDLFDMATFAEKLKEVMEFHNFQLVNFYKAEPVSYEEVLEQAKGYAELLTSMVIDVTDELDAARKRGDKIMFEGAQGTLLDIDHGTYPYVTSSNTTAGGVAAGSGFGPRHIGYILGIAKAYCTRVGAGPFPTELYDGLDKQDPIGKHLGEVGHEFGATTGRLRRTGWFDAVAMRRAIQINSVSGFCLTKLDVLDGLEELKICTGYKMEDGSVLEVSPMAAEAFEKATPIYETMPGWSENTFGAKSLDALPQAALDYIKRIEELTGVPVDIISTGPDRNETIIKVHPFEA; encoded by the coding sequence ATGGGAAATAACGTAGTCGTTCTAGGCACCCAATGGGGTGACGAAGGTAAAGGTAAAATCGTAGACCTTTTAACTGAAGATGCAAAATACGTGGTACGCTACCAAGGCGGTCACAACGCAGGTCACACTCTCGTAATTGACGGTGAAAAAACCGTTCTTCACTTAATTCCATCAGGTATCCTTCGCGATAACGTAAAATGTGTTATCGGTAACGGTGTTGTACTATCACCTGAAGCTCTACTTAAAGAAATGAAGCCTCTTGAAGAGCGCGGTATTCCAGTACGCGAGCGTCTTTTCATTTCTGAAGCATGTCCGCTAATTCTTCCTTACCACGTTGCAATGGACCAAGCTCGCGAAATCGCTCGCGGTAAAAAAGCTATCGGTACTACTGGTCGTGGTATCGGTCCAGCATACGAAGATAAAGTTGCTCGTCGTGGTCTACGCGTTGGCGACCTATTCGATATGGCGACTTTCGCAGAGAAGCTAAAAGAAGTCATGGAGTTCCATAACTTCCAACTAGTTAACTTCTACAAAGCGGAACCAGTAAGCTACGAAGAAGTACTTGAGCAAGCTAAAGGCTACGCTGAACTACTAACGTCAATGGTTATCGACGTAACTGACGAACTAGACGCAGCACGTAAGCGCGGCGACAAGATCATGTTCGAAGGTGCACAAGGTACACTACTTGATATCGACCACGGTACTTACCCGTACGTAACGTCTTCTAACACGACTGCTGGTGGTGTTGCTGCAGGTTCTGGTTTTGGTCCTCGTCACATCGGTTACATCTTGGGTATCGCAAAAGCGTACTGTACTCGCGTTGGTGCTGGTCCATTCCCGACTGAACTATACGACGGTTTAGATAAGCAAGATCCAATTGGTAAGCACTTAGGTGAAGTTGGCCACGAGTTCGGTGCGACAACTGGTCGTCTACGTCGTACAGGTTGGTTCGATGCTGTTGCTATGCGTCGTGCAATCCAAATCAACTCTGTATCTGGTTTCTGTCTAACTAAACTAGACGTACTAGATGGTCTAGAAGAGCTAAAAATCTGTACTGGTTACAAGATGGAAGATGGCTCCGTGCTAGAAGTTTCTCCGATGGCTGCTGAAGCATTCGAAAAAGCAACGCCAATCTACGAAACAATGCCTGGTTGGTCTGAGAACACATTTGGTGCTAAGTCACTAGATGCTCTACCACAAGCCGCTCTTGACTACATCAAGCGTATTGAAGAGCTAACTGGCGTTCCAGTAGACATCATCTCTACAGGTCCTGACCGTAACGAAACTATCATCAAAGTTCACCCATTCGAAGCTTAA
- a CDS encoding DUF2065 domain-containing protein → MSESIWLAIGLVLIVEGIGPLIAPNGWRNMVAQLSEQPNNQLRRIGGCLVVAGAVIAIMMS, encoded by the coding sequence ATGTCTGAATCCATATGGTTGGCGATTGGGCTCGTCTTGATCGTGGAAGGCATTGGGCCACTGATTGCTCCTAACGGTTGGCGGAATATGGTGGCTCAATTAAGTGAACAACCCAACAATCAGCTACGACGCATCGGTGGCTGCCTAGTAGTTGCTGGAGCCGTCATCGCCATCATGATGAGCTAG
- the hflC gene encoding protease modulator HflC has translation MRKLMIPVLVIALALMLMSLFVIPEGERGIVVRFGRVLKDNNDITRIYEPGLHFKMPLFDRVKQLDARIQTMDGRADRFVTSEKKDVIIDTYVKWRIEDFGRYYLATGGGNSLTAEALLERKVTDVLRSEIGAREIKQIVSGPRNDDVLPEDASADVVATEAAREALEIDGERDLIMSEVLKDTRESAMKDLGVRVVDFRMKKINLPDEISESIYRRMRAERESVARKHRSQGREKAEVIRAQAELEVATILAEADKTARVTRGEADAEAAKIYAEAYNKDPEFFSFLRSLRAYEKSFSSKSDILVLDPKSEFFQYMNQSKGSMEK, from the coding sequence ATGCGTAAGTTAATGATCCCTGTACTGGTAATCGCACTGGCATTAATGTTGATGTCTTTGTTTGTGATTCCTGAAGGTGAGCGTGGTATCGTGGTTCGATTTGGTCGTGTCTTGAAAGACAACAACGACATCACTCGAATTTACGAGCCTGGTCTGCATTTCAAGATGCCTTTGTTTGACCGTGTGAAACAACTTGATGCACGTATCCAAACAATGGATGGCCGTGCAGACCGTTTCGTAACGTCTGAGAAAAAAGACGTTATCATTGATACCTACGTGAAGTGGCGTATTGAAGATTTTGGTCGCTACTACCTCGCGACTGGCGGTGGTAACTCGCTAACGGCAGAGGCACTACTTGAGCGTAAAGTGACGGACGTGCTTCGTTCTGAAATCGGTGCTCGTGAAATCAAACAGATCGTATCTGGTCCACGTAACGATGATGTGCTACCAGAAGACGCAAGTGCCGATGTTGTCGCAACTGAAGCGGCTCGTGAGGCGCTTGAGATTGATGGTGAACGCGACCTAATCATGTCTGAAGTATTGAAAGACACGCGTGAAAGCGCAATGAAAGACTTGGGTGTTCGTGTCGTTGATTTCCGAATGAAGAAAATCAACCTGCCTGATGAAATCAGTGAGTCTATCTACCGTCGTATGCGTGCGGAGCGTGAGTCCGTTGCTCGTAAGCACCGTTCTCAAGGTCGTGAAAAAGCGGAAGTTATTCGTGCTCAAGCAGAACTAGAAGTAGCAACTATTCTAGCTGAAGCTGATAAAACTGCGCGTGTGACACGAGGTGAGGCGGATGCTGAAGCTGCGAAGATTTATGCTGAAGCATACAACAAAGACCCTGAGTTCTTTAGCTTCCTACGTTCGCTACGTGCGTATGAGAAGTCCTTCAGCTCTAAGAGCGATATTCTGGTGCTTGATCCGAAGAGTGAGTTCTTCCAATACATGAACCAGTCGAAGGGCAGCATGGAGAAATAA
- the hflK gene encoding FtsH protease activity modulator HflK: MAWNEPGNNNGNNGRDNDPWGNNNRGGQRPGGRDQGPPDLDEVFNKLSQKLGGKFGKKGGGGSPIGGGGGSAIGFGVIALIAVAVWFFAGFYTIGEAERGVVLRLGKYDRIVDPGLNWRPRFIDEYEAVNVQAIRSLRASGLMLTKDENVVTVAMDVQYRVTDPYKYLYRVTNADDSLRQATDSALRAVIGDSLMDSILTSGRQQIRQTTQETLNQIIDSYDMGLVLVDVNFQSARPPEQVKDAFDDAIAAREDEERFIREAEAYKNEILPKATGRAERLKKEAQGYNERVTNEALGQVAQFEKLLPEYQAAPGVTRDRLYIDAMEEVYSSTSKVLIDSESSGNLLYLPIDKLAGQEGKADTKRKSKSSSTYDQIQLESDRTQEDTSNTQSRSTGSRQGRY, from the coding sequence ATGGCGTGGAATGAGCCTGGAAATAACAACGGCAACAATGGCCGCGATAATGACCCTTGGGGTAATAATAATCGTGGTGGCCAGCGTCCTGGTGGCCGAGATCAAGGTCCGCCAGATTTAGATGAAGTGTTCAACAAACTGAGTCAAAAGCTGGGCGGCAAGTTTGGTAAAAAAGGCGGCGGTGGTTCTCCAATCGGCGGCGGTGGTGGTAGTGCAATTGGCTTTGGCGTGATTGCTCTGATTGCTGTTGCAGTTTGGTTCTTCGCTGGTTTTTACACCATCGGTGAAGCAGAGCGTGGTGTTGTACTGCGTTTAGGTAAATACGATCGTATCGTAGACCCAGGTCTTAACTGGCGTCCTCGCTTTATTGATGAGTACGAAGCGGTAAACGTACAAGCGATTCGTTCACTACGTGCATCTGGTCTAATGCTGACCAAAGATGAAAACGTTGTAACAGTTGCGATGGATGTTCAGTACCGAGTGACTGACCCATACAAATACTTGTACCGTGTAACCAATGCAGACGACAGCTTGCGTCAAGCAACGGATTCTGCACTACGTGCAGTAATTGGTGACTCATTGATGGATAGCATTCTAACCAGTGGTCGTCAGCAAATTCGTCAAACTACGCAAGAAACACTGAACCAAATCATTGATAGCTATGATATGGGTCTGGTACTTGTTGATGTGAACTTCCAGTCTGCTCGTCCACCAGAGCAAGTGAAAGATGCGTTTGATGATGCAATCGCAGCACGTGAGGATGAAGAGCGTTTCATTCGTGAAGCTGAAGCATACAAGAACGAAATCTTGCCTAAGGCAACGGGTCGTGCAGAGCGTTTGAAGAAAGAAGCACAAGGTTACAATGAGCGTGTCACTAACGAGGCTCTTGGTCAGGTAGCACAGTTCGAAAAACTATTACCAGAATACCAAGCAGCGCCTGGTGTAACGCGTGATCGTCTGTACATTGACGCAATGGAAGAGGTGTACTCAAGCACTTCGAAAGTGTTGATTGACTCGGAATCAAGCGGCAATCTTCTTTACCTTCCAATCGATAAGTTGGCGGGACAAGAGGGCAAAGCAGATACCAAACGTAAATCGAAGTCATCTTCAACCTATGATCAAATTCAACTTGAGTCTGATCGTACACAAGAAGACACTTCGAACACGCAGTCTCGTTCAACAGGTTCACGTCAAGGGAGATACTAA
- the hflX gene encoding ribosome rescue GTPase HflX, translating to MFDRYESGERAVLVHINFTQEGEWEDLAEFEMLVSSAGVEALQVVTGSRQSPHPKYYVGEGKAQEIATAVQSTGAEIVIFNHALSPAQERNLEALCQCRVLDRTGLILDIFAQRARTHEGKLQVELAQLRHISTRLIRGWTHLERQKGGIGLRGPGETQLETDRRLLRDRIKAILRRLDKVAKQREQGRRARNRAEIPTVSLVGYTNAGKSTLFNRITEAGVYAADQLFATLDPTLRKIELADVGPAILADTVGFIRHLPHDLVAAFKATLQETQEADILLHVVDASDERFRENIQAVHEVLEEIDAHEVPTLVVMNKIDNLDSQKPRIERDEEGVPRAVWVSAMDGLGIDVLFEALTERLASQMVEHQLRIPPQYQGRFRSTFFQMKCIQREEYDQDGNLLIDIRMQQVDWSRLEKREGAVLTGFIVT from the coding sequence CTGGGGTAGAGGCGCTACAAGTGGTAACTGGTAGTCGTCAATCCCCACACCCGAAATACTATGTCGGAGAGGGTAAGGCCCAAGAGATTGCTACAGCGGTACAATCAACGGGTGCCGAAATTGTGATTTTTAATCACGCCCTCTCTCCTGCCCAAGAACGTAACCTCGAAGCACTGTGCCAATGTCGAGTTCTCGACCGCACTGGTCTTATTCTCGATATCTTTGCTCAACGAGCTCGAACACACGAAGGTAAGCTACAGGTAGAGCTGGCTCAACTTCGTCATATCTCTACTCGTTTGATTCGTGGTTGGACGCACCTTGAAAGGCAGAAAGGTGGTATCGGTTTACGTGGCCCGGGTGAAACCCAGCTGGAAACCGACCGTCGCTTATTGCGTGACAGAATCAAAGCCATCCTGCGACGCTTAGACAAAGTAGCGAAGCAGCGTGAACAAGGGCGCCGCGCCCGAAATCGAGCTGAAATCCCAACGGTTTCACTTGTGGGTTACACCAACGCGGGTAAGTCGACACTCTTCAACCGTATTACAGAAGCTGGCGTGTACGCGGCTGATCAATTATTTGCTACTTTGGACCCGACTTTACGTAAGATAGAGTTAGCAGATGTTGGCCCTGCCATCTTGGCAGACACGGTTGGTTTTATTCGACATTTGCCACACGACTTGGTTGCGGCCTTCAAGGCAACCTTGCAGGAAACGCAAGAAGCTGACATTTTGTTACATGTTGTTGATGCCAGTGATGAGCGTTTTCGTGAGAATATTCAAGCTGTTCATGAAGTACTAGAAGAGATCGACGCGCATGAAGTGCCGACTCTGGTTGTCATGAACAAAATCGACAATCTAGATTCGCAGAAACCACGTATAGAACGAGACGAGGAAGGCGTACCTCGCGCAGTTTGGGTTTCAGCAATGGATGGGTTGGGCATTGATGTCCTGTTTGAGGCTCTGACGGAACGTCTGGCGTCACAAATGGTCGAGCATCAGTTGCGAATTCCTCCACAGTATCAAGGACGATTCCGTAGTACCTTCTTCCAAATGAAGTGTATTCAACGTGAGGAATATGACCAGGATGGTAACTTGTTGATCGATATTCGAATGCAGCAAGTAGATTGGTCTAGACTTGAAAAAAGAGAAGGGGCAGTTTTGACTGGCTTTATAGTCACTTAA